A genome region from Ralstonia solanacearum K60 includes the following:
- a CDS encoding lytic transglycosylase domain-containing protein, producing MTVKGKAVYRAVALAFAGVIGMGAVGPVPLAVAGKRPVLQVIPTNPDDAFIELRNAARRNDVARSWELADSLSDYPIQSYVQYFRIKPQLFDASGYARIDAPEDAIRPFLQRYKGEAIADRLRNDWLLVLGKKRDWATFDAEYPQFVLKDDTQVECYALMSRATRGQNVAADARNTLSDPKGYGEGCVDLIGYLAQSGQFTRADVAFAARLSLEQNLVTQAARIAAVLPEGDRVDNDTLANVTRMARSDPSQATAYLMAQSGALSKEEQGAGWGVIGQYAAKKQTPDALDAYRRQMTLGGDAWLSDESQEWRVRTALRAGDWKMVRQAIESMRAPLRGRDPAWTYWYGRALQADNRNDEARQQFQSITGQFNFYGQLALEELGQRISVPPRTTVTDAEIDPMGRNHPGFGRAKRLYDLNLRFEGNREWNWELRNMSDRELLAAAEYGRRLGLLDRTVNSADKTRAEHDFSLRFPMPFRNVVERNADAVGLDVAWTYGLIRQESRFIMDARSSVGASGLMQVMPETAKRVAKKIGLPAFRPSQMSDIDTNVLLGTSYLSMILTDLDSSMTLATAGYNAGPGRPKRWRSTLTRPVEGAVFAETIPFNETRTYVKNVLSNATYYGALLTGRPQSLKDRLGKIAPEAVTPDDLP from the coding sequence ATGACAGTGAAGGGCAAGGCAGTATATCGCGCGGTGGCGCTGGCTTTCGCGGGCGTGATCGGCATGGGGGCGGTGGGGCCGGTGCCCCTGGCGGTGGCAGGCAAGCGGCCGGTGCTGCAGGTCATTCCGACCAATCCGGACGATGCCTTCATCGAATTGCGCAACGCCGCGCGCCGCAACGACGTGGCCCGCAGTTGGGAACTGGCGGACAGCCTCTCCGACTACCCGATCCAGTCCTACGTCCAGTATTTCCGCATCAAGCCGCAGCTGTTCGACGCCAGCGGCTACGCGCGTATCGACGCGCCGGAAGACGCGATCCGCCCCTTCCTGCAGCGCTACAAGGGCGAGGCCATCGCCGACCGCCTGCGCAACGACTGGCTGCTGGTGCTCGGCAAGAAACGCGACTGGGCCACCTTCGACGCCGAGTACCCGCAGTTCGTGCTCAAGGACGACACCCAGGTCGAGTGCTACGCGCTGATGTCGCGCGCTACGCGCGGCCAGAACGTGGCCGCCGACGCGCGCAACACCCTGTCCGATCCCAAGGGCTACGGCGAGGGCTGCGTCGACCTGATCGGCTACCTCGCCCAGTCCGGCCAGTTCACGCGCGCCGATGTCGCCTTCGCGGCGCGGCTGTCGCTGGAGCAGAACCTCGTCACGCAGGCCGCGCGCATCGCCGCCGTGCTGCCGGAAGGCGACCGGGTCGACAACGATACACTCGCCAACGTCACGCGCATGGCGCGCAGCGACCCGTCGCAGGCCACCGCCTACCTGATGGCGCAGAGCGGCGCATTGTCCAAGGAAGAGCAGGGCGCGGGCTGGGGCGTGATCGGCCAGTACGCCGCCAAGAAGCAGACGCCCGATGCGCTCGACGCCTACCGCCGCCAGATGACGCTGGGCGGCGACGCCTGGCTGTCGGACGAATCGCAGGAATGGCGCGTGCGCACCGCCCTGCGCGCCGGCGACTGGAAGATGGTGCGCCAGGCCATCGAGTCGATGCGCGCGCCGCTGCGCGGCCGCGATCCGGCCTGGACCTACTGGTACGGCCGCGCGCTCCAGGCCGACAACCGCAACGACGAAGCCCGGCAGCAGTTCCAGTCGATCACCGGGCAGTTCAACTTCTATGGCCAACTCGCGCTGGAAGAGCTCGGCCAGCGCATCAGCGTGCCGCCGCGCACGACCGTGACCGATGCCGAGATCGACCCGATGGGCCGCAACCACCCGGGCTTCGGCCGCGCCAAGCGGCTGTATGACCTGAACCTGCGCTTCGAGGGCAACCGCGAGTGGAACTGGGAACTGCGCAACATGAGCGACCGCGAGCTGCTGGCCGCGGCGGAATACGGCCGCAGGCTCGGCCTGCTCGACCGCACCGTCAACTCGGCCGACAAGACCCGCGCCGAGCATGACTTCTCGCTGCGCTTCCCGATGCCGTTCCGCAACGTGGTCGAGCGCAACGCCGATGCCGTCGGCCTGGACGTCGCCTGGACCTACGGCCTGATCCGCCAGGAATCGCGCTTCATCATGGACGCGCGCTCCTCGGTGGGCGCCTCGGGCCTGATGCAGGTGATGCCGGAAACCGCCAAGCGCGTCGCCAAGAAGATCGGCCTGCCCGCCTTCCGCCCCTCGCAGATGAGCGACATCGACACCAACGTGCTGCTCGGCACCAGCTACCTGTCGATGATCCTGACCGACCTGGACAGCTCGATGACGCTGGCCACCGCCGGCTACAACGCCGGCCCCGGCCGCCCCAAGCGCTGGCGCTCCACGCTGACGCGGCCCGTGGAAGGCGCGGTCTTCGCCGAGACCATCCCCTTCAACGAGACCCGCACCTACGTGAAGAACGTGCTGTCGAACGCCACCTACTACGGCGCCCTGCTGACCGGCCGGCCGCAATCGCTGAAAGACCGCCTGGGCAAGATCGCGCCCGAAGCCGTGACGCCGGACGATCTGCCGTAA
- a CDS encoding complex I NDUFA9 subunit family protein has product MQTANLLVLGGTGFIGTRLLSCLVTETFATPGLPDGRIIVPTRDAESARAHNLTLLPRVDVMDADVHADDALDALFLALTEGGGEHCAVINLVGVLQDVRATPYGPAFRRAHVDLPRRVVDACRRHGVKRLLHMSALGADPAGPSMYQRSKGDGERIVTGSDLDWTVFRPSVVFGPDDHFLNLFARMQRLAPFVPLACAEARFQPVYVDDVATAFAHALDNPATFRHVYPLVGPRVYTLAELVRFAGTASGHPRWIVPLSDTVGRLQATLFEQLPGSPLSRDNLDSMRIDNISAEPIAPELDLHPLGMEAVMTAALAGRGPNGRLRDARARAHR; this is encoded by the coding sequence ATGCAAACCGCCAACCTGCTCGTGCTCGGCGGCACCGGATTCATCGGCACCCGGCTGCTGTCGTGCCTCGTCACCGAAACCTTCGCCACGCCCGGTCTGCCCGACGGCCGCATCATCGTGCCGACGCGCGACGCCGAATCCGCCCGGGCACACAACCTGACGCTGTTGCCGCGCGTCGATGTGATGGATGCGGACGTGCATGCCGACGATGCCCTCGATGCGCTGTTCCTCGCGCTGACCGAGGGCGGCGGCGAGCACTGCGCCGTGATCAACCTGGTCGGGGTCCTGCAGGACGTGCGCGCCACGCCCTACGGCCCCGCCTTCCGCCGCGCCCATGTCGACCTGCCGCGCCGCGTGGTGGACGCCTGCCGGCGCCACGGCGTAAAGCGGCTGCTGCACATGAGCGCGCTGGGCGCCGATCCGGCCGGGCCCTCGATGTACCAGCGCAGCAAGGGCGACGGCGAGCGCATCGTCACCGGCAGCGACCTGGACTGGACGGTGTTCCGCCCCTCCGTCGTGTTCGGCCCCGACGACCACTTCCTCAACCTGTTCGCGCGCATGCAGCGCCTCGCGCCGTTCGTGCCGCTGGCCTGTGCCGAGGCACGCTTCCAGCCCGTGTACGTGGATGACGTGGCCACCGCGTTCGCCCACGCGCTGGACAACCCGGCCACCTTCCGCCACGTCTACCCGCTGGTCGGCCCGCGCGTCTACACCCTGGCCGAACTGGTGCGCTTCGCCGGCACGGCCAGCGGCCATCCGCGCTGGATCGTGCCGCTGTCGGACACCGTGGGCCGCCTGCAGGCCACCCTGTTCGAACAGCTGCCCGGCTCGCCGCTATCGCGCGACAACCTCGACTCCATGCGCATCGACAACATCAGCGCCGAGCCGATCGCCCCCGAACTCGACCTCCACCCGCTCGGCATGGAGGCCGTGATGACCGCGGCCCTGGCCGGACGCGGGCCCAACGGCCGGCTCAGGGATGCGCGAGCGCGCGCCCATCGCTAG
- a CDS encoding glutathione S-transferase family protein, producing the protein MKLVIGNKNYSSWSLRPWLLARQAGIPFEEIRLRLGSEGFAAEIHRYSPAGRVPVLVDGDITVWDSLAICETLAERFPRARLWPEDPKARAHARSICAEMHAGFANLRSQMPMNVTAMLPGLGWNVAVQRDVDRIAQIWTELRQKYAAEGPFLFGHFTVADAFYAPVVSRFATYGVRLPESAKTYADHILNLPAMQEWIEGARGERDFLADDEPYRTALDEDTLVAANQ; encoded by the coding sequence ATGAAACTGGTGATCGGCAACAAGAACTACTCGTCGTGGTCGTTGCGCCCCTGGCTGCTGGCCCGGCAAGCGGGCATTCCGTTCGAGGAGATCCGCCTGCGCCTGGGCTCCGAGGGCTTTGCCGCGGAGATCCACCGCTACTCGCCGGCCGGCCGCGTGCCGGTGCTGGTCGACGGCGACATCACCGTGTGGGATTCGCTGGCGATCTGCGAAACGCTGGCCGAGCGCTTTCCGCGCGCACGTCTGTGGCCGGAGGATCCGAAGGCGCGCGCGCATGCCCGTTCGATCTGCGCGGAGATGCACGCCGGCTTCGCCAACCTGCGCAGCCAGATGCCGATGAACGTGACCGCGATGCTGCCGGGCCTGGGCTGGAACGTCGCCGTGCAGCGCGATGTCGACCGCATCGCCCAGATCTGGACCGAGCTGCGCCAGAAATACGCTGCCGAGGGCCCGTTCCTGTTCGGCCACTTCACGGTGGCGGATGCCTTCTATGCGCCGGTGGTCAGCCGCTTCGCCACCTACGGCGTGCGCCTGCCCGAGTCGGCCAAGACCTACGCCGACCACATCCTCAACCTGCCCGCGATGCAGGAATGGATCGAGGGCGCGCGCGGCGAGCGCGACTTCCTGGCCGACGACGAACCCTACCGGACCGCGCTGGACGAAGACACGCTGGTCGCCGCCAATCAATGA
- a CDS encoding multifunctional CCA addition/repair protein, with translation MTQRAASAGEAIVDPATHGLDVYAVGGAIRDTLLGLPVQDRDYVVVGATPAAMEARGFRTVGKDFPVFLHPRTQAEYALARTERKTAAGYKGFSVYYAPDVTLEDDLVRRDLTINAMAQRVAEDGALIGPVVDPYGGQADLAARAFRHVSEAFAEDPVRILRVARFAARFADFHVAPETNALMQRMVEAGEVDALVPERVWQEFARGLMEARPSRMFAVLRDCGALARLLPELDRLWGVPQRADYHPEIDTGVHTMMVVDTAAAMDTPLPVRFAALVHDLGKGTTPADILPRHIGHEARSVPMIEDVCQRLRVPTDCRELAVVVAREHGNIHRSDGFDATALVRLLERCDALRKPERFRQALLACEADARGRLGFEHRDYPQPERLLRALQAAVSIDAGAVAKRYADNPAHIKQAVHVARIEAVAQAGL, from the coding sequence ATGACGCAACGCGCAGCATCGGCCGGTGAGGCCATCGTCGATCCGGCCACGCACGGGCTCGACGTGTATGCCGTGGGCGGCGCCATCCGCGACACCCTGCTGGGCCTGCCCGTGCAGGACCGCGACTACGTCGTCGTCGGCGCCACGCCCGCGGCGATGGAAGCGCGCGGCTTCCGCACCGTGGGCAAGGATTTTCCGGTCTTCCTGCACCCGCGCACGCAGGCCGAATACGCGCTCGCGCGCACCGAGCGCAAGACGGCCGCCGGCTACAAGGGTTTCTCGGTCTACTACGCGCCCGACGTCACGCTCGAAGACGACCTGGTCCGCCGCGACCTGACCATCAACGCGATGGCGCAGCGCGTGGCGGAGGACGGCGCGCTGATCGGCCCCGTCGTCGACCCGTACGGCGGGCAGGCGGATCTCGCCGCGCGCGCGTTCCGCCACGTCTCCGAAGCCTTCGCCGAAGACCCGGTGCGCATCCTGCGCGTGGCGCGTTTTGCCGCGCGCTTCGCAGATTTCCATGTCGCCCCCGAGACCAACGCGCTGATGCAGCGCATGGTCGAAGCCGGCGAGGTGGATGCGCTGGTGCCCGAGCGGGTGTGGCAGGAGTTCGCGCGCGGGCTGATGGAGGCCCGGCCGTCGCGCATGTTCGCCGTGCTGCGCGACTGCGGCGCGCTGGCCCGCCTGCTGCCCGAGCTCGACCGGCTGTGGGGCGTGCCGCAGCGCGCCGACTATCACCCCGAGATCGACACCGGCGTGCACACCATGATGGTGGTCGACACCGCCGCCGCCATGGACACGCCGCTGCCGGTGCGCTTCGCCGCGCTGGTGCACGACCTCGGCAAGGGCACCACGCCCGCCGATATCCTGCCGCGCCACATCGGCCACGAAGCCCGCAGCGTGCCGATGATCGAAGACGTCTGCCAGCGCCTGCGCGTGCCCACCGACTGCCGCGAGCTGGCCGTGGTGGTCGCGCGCGAGCACGGCAACATCCACCGCAGCGACGGGTTCGACGCCACTGCGCTGGTGCGCCTGCTGGAGCGCTGCGACGCGCTGCGCAAACCCGAACGCTTCCGCCAGGCCTTGCTCGCGTGCGAAGCCGATGCGCGCGGGCGCCTCGGCTTCGAACACCGGGACTACCCGCAGCCCGAGCGGCTGCTGCGGGCGCTCCAGGCCGCAGTGTCCATCGATGCCGGCGCCGTCGCCAAGCGCTACGCAGACAACCCCGCACACATCAAGCAGGCCGTGCACGTGGCCCGCATCGAGGCCGTCGCGCAGGCCGGCCTCTGA
- a CDS encoding transporter substrate-binding domain-containing protein, which translates to MRLTHRCIPIALAGAIAASVLPAQAQALDGTLKKIQDSNTILIGVREASIPFSYRDSKNQIVGFSADLCARVIEAVKQKVGKPDLQVQQIPVTSQNRTALVQNGSVDLECGVTTHLKSREQQTAFSTTFFIAATRLLTSVNSGVKDFPDLAGKSVITNAGTTSERILRKMNDEKKMNMNVVSGKDYGESFLTLQSGRVQAFMMDDVLLAGARTLAQKPADWVVTGTPQSFEAYGFMLRRDDPQFKTLVDDTLTGVMKRGEINTLYAKWFEKPVPPKGVNFGFPMSDQLKALYASPNDTPFE; encoded by the coding sequence ATGCGTTTGACCCACCGCTGTATCCCGATCGCGCTGGCCGGCGCGATCGCTGCGTCCGTCCTGCCCGCGCAGGCCCAGGCGCTCGACGGCACGCTCAAGAAGATCCAGGACAGCAACACCATCCTGATCGGCGTGCGCGAAGCGTCGATTCCGTTTTCGTATCGCGACAGCAAGAACCAGATTGTCGGCTTCTCGGCCGATCTGTGCGCGCGCGTGATCGAGGCGGTCAAGCAGAAGGTCGGCAAGCCCGACCTGCAGGTGCAGCAGATTCCCGTCACCTCGCAGAACCGGACGGCGCTGGTGCAGAACGGCTCGGTGGACCTGGAGTGCGGCGTGACCACGCACTTGAAGTCGCGCGAGCAGCAGACGGCGTTTTCGACCACCTTCTTCATCGCCGCCACGCGCCTGCTGACCAGCGTGAACTCCGGCGTGAAGGACTTCCCGGATCTGGCCGGCAAGTCGGTCATCACCAACGCGGGCACTACGTCGGAGCGCATCCTGCGCAAGATGAACGACGAGAAGAAGATGAACATGAACGTCGTCAGCGGCAAGGACTACGGTGAGTCTTTCCTGACGCTGCAGAGCGGCCGCGTGCAGGCCTTCATGATGGACGACGTGCTGCTGGCCGGCGCGCGCACGCTGGCGCAGAAGCCGGCCGACTGGGTCGTGACCGGCACGCCGCAGTCGTTCGAGGCCTACGGCTTCATGCTGCGCCGCGACGATCCGCAGTTCAAGACGCTGGTCGACGACACCCTCACCGGCGTCATGAAGCGCGGCGAGATCAACACGCTGTACGCCAAGTGGTTCGAGAAGCCGGTGCCGCCCAAGGGCGTCAACTTCGGCTTCCCGATGAGCGATCAGCTCAAGGCGCTGTACGCCAGCCCGAACGACACGCCGTTCGAGTAA
- a CDS encoding 3-keto-5-aminohexanoate cleavage protein has product MTLPLSIAVAPNGARKTHTDHPALPITPDELAACARQCVDAGAAMLHLHVRRPDGTHSLEPDDYRPAIARVKQAVGDALVIQVTTEAVGIYSPAQQMAAVRALQPEAISAALRELVPDVAHEAEAARFFAGLAAARTAIQYILYCADDVVRYRDLRARGVLPDAPHWVLFVLGRYSAGQRSEPADLLPFLRAWADGGELTAGVPWAMCAFGPREADCALTAALLGGHVRLGFENNMALPDGRPAPDNAALVANFRRHTDALHRPLAGAAELRAWFAR; this is encoded by the coding sequence ATGACGCTGCCGCTGTCCATCGCCGTCGCGCCCAACGGCGCACGCAAGACCCATACCGATCATCCCGCGCTGCCGATCACGCCGGACGAGCTGGCCGCCTGCGCCCGCCAGTGCGTCGACGCCGGCGCCGCGATGCTGCATCTGCATGTGCGCCGTCCCGACGGCACGCACAGCCTGGAGCCGGACGACTATCGCCCGGCTATCGCCCGCGTGAAGCAGGCGGTGGGCGATGCGCTGGTGATCCAGGTCACCACCGAGGCGGTCGGCATCTACAGCCCCGCGCAGCAGATGGCCGCGGTGCGCGCGCTGCAGCCGGAGGCGATTTCGGCCGCGCTGCGCGAGCTGGTGCCGGACGTTGCGCATGAGGCCGAGGCGGCGCGCTTCTTCGCCGGGCTGGCGGCGGCGCGCACGGCCATCCAGTACATCCTCTATTGCGCCGATGACGTGGTGCGCTACCGCGACCTGCGCGCGCGCGGCGTGCTGCCCGATGCGCCGCACTGGGTGCTGTTCGTGCTCGGCCGCTACAGCGCGGGGCAGCGTTCCGAGCCGGCCGATCTGCTGCCTTTCCTGCGCGCCTGGGCCGATGGCGGTGAGCTGACCGCCGGTGTGCCGTGGGCCATGTGCGCCTTCGGGCCGCGCGAGGCCGACTGCGCGCTGACCGCCGCGCTGCTGGGCGGACATGTCCGCCTCGGCTTCGAGAACAACATGGCGCTGCCCGACGGCCGCCCCGCGCCGGACAATGCCGCGCTGGTCGCCAACTTCCGCCGCCATACCGACGCGCTGCACCGGCCGCTTGCCGGCGCGGCCGAGTTGCGCGCGTGGTTCGCCCGTTAG
- a CDS encoding aspartate aminotransferase family protein gives MTPSTTSVFHRDPRKTLPTAVGGEGMMLIDAEGKRYLDASGGAAVSCLGHGHPRVVEAICKQVRALAYAHTSFFTTAAAEELAARLAAAAPGDLEHVYFVSGGSEAIEAALKLARQYFVEIGQPQRQYFIARRQSYHGNTLGALAIGGNAWRREPFLPLLVPAHHVSPCFAYRERRDGETDAQYVQRLADELDAKIVELGSGRVAAFIAETVVGATAGAVPPVADYFRKIRAVCDRHGVLLILDEVMSGMGRTGHLFACEEDGVVPDMIAIAKGLGGGYQPIGAMIASHRIYDAITRGSGFFQHGHTYIGHATACAAALEVQKVIAEERLLANVLARGEQLRAALRERFAAHPHVGDVRGRGLFVGVELVADRATKAPLPPARKTHARVKTEAMQRGLMVYPMGGTIDGQRGDHILLAPPFIATAQDIDAIVERLGDAVEAATANALEAA, from the coding sequence ATGACGCCTTCCACCACTTCCGTTTTCCATCGCGACCCGCGCAAGACGCTGCCGACCGCTGTCGGCGGTGAAGGCATGATGCTGATCGACGCCGAGGGCAAGCGCTACCTCGATGCCAGCGGCGGCGCGGCCGTCTCGTGCCTGGGCCATGGCCACCCGCGCGTGGTCGAGGCCATTTGCAAGCAGGTGCGCGCGCTGGCCTATGCGCATACCTCGTTCTTCACCACGGCTGCGGCGGAAGAGCTGGCCGCACGCTTGGCTGCGGCCGCGCCGGGTGACCTGGAGCACGTCTATTTCGTCTCCGGCGGCTCGGAGGCCATCGAGGCGGCGCTGAAGCTGGCGCGCCAGTACTTCGTCGAGATCGGCCAGCCGCAGCGCCAGTACTTCATCGCGCGCCGGCAGAGCTACCACGGCAATACGCTGGGCGCGCTGGCGATCGGCGGCAACGCGTGGCGGCGCGAGCCGTTCCTGCCGCTGCTGGTGCCGGCGCACCATGTGTCGCCGTGCTTTGCCTACCGCGAGCGGCGCGATGGCGAGACCGATGCGCAATACGTGCAGCGCCTGGCCGACGAGCTGGACGCCAAGATCGTCGAACTGGGGTCGGGCCGCGTCGCCGCGTTCATCGCCGAGACGGTGGTGGGCGCCACGGCCGGCGCGGTGCCACCGGTGGCCGATTACTTCCGCAAGATCCGCGCGGTGTGCGACCGCCACGGCGTGCTGCTGATTTTGGATGAGGTGATGTCCGGCATGGGCCGCACCGGCCATCTCTTTGCCTGCGAGGAGGACGGCGTGGTGCCGGACATGATCGCCATCGCCAAGGGGCTGGGCGGCGGCTACCAGCCGATCGGCGCGATGATCGCCAGCCACCGCATCTATGACGCGATCACGCGCGGCTCGGGCTTCTTCCAGCACGGCCATACCTACATCGGCCACGCCACGGCGTGCGCGGCCGCGCTGGAGGTGCAGAAGGTGATTGCCGAAGAGCGCCTGCTCGCCAATGTGCTGGCGCGCGGCGAGCAATTGCGCGCCGCGTTGCGCGAGCGCTTTGCCGCGCATCCGCACGTGGGCGACGTGCGCGGCCGCGGCCTGTTCGTCGGCGTGGAACTGGTGGCGGACCGCGCCACTAAGGCGCCCCTGCCGCCGGCGCGCAAGACGCACGCGCGCGTGAAGACCGAGGCGATGCAGCGCGGGCTGATGGTGTACCCGATGGGCGGCACCATCGATGGCCAGCGTGGCGACCACATCCTGCTGGCGCCGCCGTTCATCGCCACCGCGCAGGATATCGACGCGATCGTCGAGCGCCTGGGCGATGCGGTCGAGGCGGCCACCGCCAACGCGCTGGAGGCGGCATGA
- a CDS encoding MurR/RpiR family transcriptional regulator — protein MTFDELMQTLRDRAADLSPQLQRAALLLESNRSDIALLSMRDLARRCELPPATFSRLARALGFEDFAALREVCISHLRQQAEGFAGRATALPSTGPDGSEAQRIGAAISAHVQSAFAPANLAALETVADALCVARRVFLLGARSCLALTHAFGYAAQLFDDKVTVCAGHGNTLADPLRFCGGDDIVIAVTFDPYTREVIEAMQHAHARGARLVYVSDSALAPGAELAWQQLIAPVAVPSFFHSLAAPLALLDALLMAWFRRAGPAALARLADSDAQLKRQHAYVRNTRRSEAATAVPAQP, from the coding sequence ATGACCTTTGACGAGTTGATGCAGACCCTGCGCGACCGCGCAGCCGACCTGTCGCCGCAGTTGCAGCGGGCTGCACTGTTGTTGGAATCCAACCGGAGCGATATCGCGCTGCTGTCGATGCGCGATCTGGCCCGGCGCTGCGAGCTGCCGCCGGCGACCTTCTCGCGGCTGGCGCGGGCGCTGGGTTTCGAGGACTTTGCCGCGCTGCGCGAGGTGTGCATCAGCCACCTGCGCCAGCAGGCCGAGGGTTTTGCCGGGCGCGCGACGGCACTGCCCAGTACCGGCCCGGACGGGTCGGAGGCCCAGCGTATCGGTGCGGCCATCAGCGCGCACGTGCAGTCGGCGTTTGCGCCGGCCAACCTGGCCGCGCTGGAGACAGTGGCCGATGCACTGTGCGTCGCCCGCCGTGTGTTCCTGCTCGGTGCGCGCAGCTGCCTGGCGTTGACCCATGCGTTCGGCTATGCCGCCCAGTTGTTCGACGACAAGGTCACCGTGTGCGCCGGCCACGGCAATACGTTGGCCGATCCGCTGCGCTTCTGCGGCGGGGACGACATCGTCATCGCCGTGACCTTCGATCCGTACACACGCGAGGTGATCGAGGCGATGCAGCATGCGCACGCGCGCGGCGCCCGCCTCGTCTACGTGTCGGACAGCGCGCTCGCGCCCGGTGCGGAGCTGGCGTGGCAGCAATTGATCGCGCCGGTGGCCGTCCCGTCGTTCTTCCATTCGCTGGCGGCGCCGCTGGCGCTGCTCGATGCGCTGCTGATGGCCTGGTTCCGTCGTGCCGGTCCGGCTGCGCTGGCACGCTTGGCCGACAGCGACGCCCAGCTCAAGCGACAGCACGCCTACGTGCGCAACACGCGTCGCAGTGAAGCGGCCACCGCCGTGCCTGCGCAGCCCTGA
- a CDS encoding response regulator produces MATILVVDDEMGIRELLSEILGDEGHVVEVAENAQQAREYRNGATPDLVLLDIWMPDTDGVTLLKEWASQGLLTIPVIMMSGHATIDTAVEATKIGALNFLEKPIALQKLLTAVEQGLARGKEKPRTAPVAPLAASAGAGAGALPAIAAQGAAIAAADRADVNGAPVRGAEGGGMQFSFDMPLREARDLFERAYFEYHLQREGGSMTRVAEKTGLERTHLYRKLKQLGVELSRNKGEPSA; encoded by the coding sequence ATGGCCACCATCCTCGTTGTCGACGACGAAATGGGTATCCGGGAGTTGCTCTCCGAAATTCTCGGAGACGAAGGACACGTTGTCGAAGTCGCCGAGAACGCGCAGCAGGCGCGCGAATACCGCAATGGCGCCACGCCTGACCTGGTGCTGCTCGATATCTGGATGCCGGATACCGACGGCGTGACGCTGCTCAAGGAGTGGGCTTCACAGGGGCTGCTGACGATACCGGTCATCATGATGTCCGGCCACGCCACCATCGACACGGCGGTGGAGGCCACCAAGATCGGTGCGCTCAACTTCCTGGAAAAGCCGATCGCCTTGCAGAAGCTGCTGACTGCCGTGGAGCAGGGCCTGGCGCGCGGCAAGGAAAAGCCGCGCACCGCACCGGTGGCGCCGTTGGCCGCCTCGGCTGGTGCCGGGGCCGGCGCATTGCCTGCGATCGCGGCGCAGGGTGCCGCGATCGCGGCAGCGGATCGCGCCGACGTGAACGGCGCACCGGTGCGTGGGGCCGAGGGCGGTGGCATGCAGTTCTCGTTCGATATGCCATTGCGCGAGGCGCGCGATCTGTTCGAGCGCGCCTATTTCGAATACCACCTGCAGCGCGAGGGCGGCAGCATGACCCGCGTGGCGGAGAAGACCGGACTGGAGCGCACCCACCTGTATCGCAAGCTCAAGCAACTGGGCGTGGAGCTGTCGCGCAACAAGGGCGAACCGTCGGCTTGA